A region of the Pricia mediterranea genome:
TCGCTTATTTACTACCTACATCATCGATTTTGACGTAAGGCTGTTCGACCTAAGGCGTAGGATCGTCAACTTTGTCAATTGTCGGACTGCTTTTGAAATTTTTTTAGTCCTTTGTCCTAAGTCTTAAAGTCCTAGGTCCGATTGAGGTCTCCAATAGAAATAAGCATTGAGATTATTAAGCATCGGTTTTTTGGAATCGATGCTTTTTTTATGGGTGAAATTGTTAACTTGTTCGTCCAATCAAAGAACAGGTACATGCATAACAGAAGACAATTTATCAAGAAAAGTGCGTTGGCAGTGACGGGATCGACCGCCGCTTTCCTATTTCCCATGGAACTTTTGGCCACCCTTCGCAGGCCGGTAGGGGCGAACGATCGGATCAACGTAGGTCTGATCGGTTGTAATGGGATGGGATTCAGCAACCTCACTTCCATGCTGAAAATCAGCGAAACGAACGTCGTTGCCCTCTGTGATGTCGATGAGAGCGTTTTAAAGGCCCGGACTGCGGACTTGGAAAAGGCGGGCATTAAAAAGCCGAAGTGGTACCGGGATTATCGGAAATTGTTGGAGAACAAGGATATTGACGTGGTGATAGTCGGCACGCCCGACCACTGGCACTGCCTCATGTTGACCGATGCCCTGCAGGCGGGGAAGGATGTGTATTGCGAAAAGCCGATCGCCAATTCGGTCCAGGAATCCAACGTTATGCTGAACTACGTCGGCGCCAGTGATCGGATGGTGCAGGTCGGCCAGTGGCAGCGTAGCCAGCCACATTTCGTCGATGCCATCAAGGTGGTGCATTCCGGAAAACTGGGCAATATTCGGTTGGCGAAAGCCTGGGCCTACCAAGGTTGGATGAAGCCCGTACCCGTGCTCCCCGATTCGGAGGCCCCGGAGGGGGTGGACTATAAAATGTGGTTGGGCCCGGCACCGAACAGGCCTTTCAATCCCAACCGCTTCCATTTTAATTTCCGATGGTTCTGGGATTATGCAGGTGGACTCATGACCGATTGGGGCGTACATATGATCGACTATGCGCTGTACGGCATGAAGGCGGGCACGCCCAAATCCGTCATGGCCCTGGGGGGTAAATTCGCGTATCCCGACGATGCTTCCGAAACCCCCGACACGCTACAGACCGTCTATGAATACGACGGTTTTTCCATGCTTTGGGAACACGCTACCGGTATCGATGGCGGCAACTATGGCCGTAACCACGGGGTCGCCTTTATCGGGAACACCGGTACCTTGGTGCTTGATCGTAACGGATGGGAAATCATTCCCGAAACGGAGTTCCAAGGATGGGGAGAGCCCGGTATTCCAAAAATGGAGGCCGAATCGCACGGAACGGGAGGCGCGAACGGACTCGACCTGCATACCGTAAACTTCATAGAAGCCGTAAAAAGTAGGGATGCCTCTAGCTTGAACGCCCCGATCAAAGTGGGCTACGATGCCGCCGTGGTATCCCATATGGGCAATGCCGCCTTTAAGTCCGGGAACCGCATTTACTGGGACGAAGCCAATGGAGAGTTCAAGGAAAAGGAAGCCAACCGGTACCTGAAAGCCGATTATAAAAACGGCTGGAAATTGCCGATGGTGTAGTGGAAATCCGAAATCCGAAATCCAAATTCCAAATTTCAAAATCCAAATTTCAAGCGCGGATTTCCCGTGCCAAACCCTGATTATTGCTCTTGAAATCTTCGAAGGGAAAACCTGTTTGGGAGTTGAAATTTAAAATTAAACGCACTGAAGCGAGTCCGCCTATTTCAATTCCTTCTCCTGATTTTCGATGGCTTCCCTCATGTAGATAAGCACTGTCTTTTCATCGATATCGGTAGCAGATTTAAATTTCCAGTGCCGCATGGCCTTGGTCTTGCCAGGCTGGGCGGTTTCCAGCAGCCCATCTGGATCTGATAGCGATACTCCGTTAAAAAAACCGATTGAAAAATGGTTCTTGAACCTTGAGATCCAAAAAACATTCTTGCCGCCAACTGTGTAGGTCGGGGTATGCCACTTAAATGTTTCTGTGGCTATCGTCTTGCCGGCCAAATTGCGCAGAAGGGCGATACCATCTTTGAAACGATGTTCCGCTGTATAATAGGCCTCGATTTTTTCGGATTCTTCCATCGGTATTCAGAGTTTAGGGTATTGAACCCAATTAAGATTTTTCGTTTACCGTCGTATGAAATTGTTTATCTGTTTGCCGCTACCAGCTCACAAATTTTGACGATGACCTCCACTGCCTTCTGCATGCTTTCGACAGGCACATACTCGTATTTTCCGTGAAAATGGTGACCGCCGGCAAAGATATTGGGGCAGGGCAGTCCCATATAACTTAACTGCGAACCATCGGTGCCGCCGCGAATAGGTTTGATAATCGGGGCTACGCCTACGGCCTCCATGGCCTTTTTGGCGATGCCGACGATATGCATGACGGGTTCGATTCTTTGCCGCATGTTATAATATTGGTCCTCCAGCTCCAAAACGATGCAATCCCCGTGTATTCGGTTAAGCTTCGAGGTAATGTCCCGGAGTAGCTGTTTGCGTTCTTCAAATTGGGCCGCATCGTGGTCGCGAATGATCATTTCGAATTCCGCGTGCTCGATTTCGCCCTTGAGATGGTCCACGTGAAAGAAGCCCTGCCGTCCCTCGGTGTGCTGTGGCGTTTCCTCGGGCGGCAAAATCTCCAGGAATTCCGTAGCGATACTGATGGCATTGACCATTTTATTCTTGGCGTAGCCAGGGTGCACACTTTTTCCCGTAATGCCGACCTTGGCCTTTGCGGCATTAAAATTTTCGTATTCCAGTTCCCCGATCTGGCTGCCGTCCATGGTGTAGGCCCATTCCGCCCCGAAGGTATCCACATCGAAATGGTGGGCGCCGCGTCCTATTTCCTCATCTGGGGTGAAGCCTATCCTGATCTTGCCGTGTTTGATTTCGGGGTTGTCGATCAGGTATTCCATGGCCGTCACGATTTCGGTGATCCCCGCTTTATCATCGGCACCTAAAAGGGTGGTGCCATCCGTGGTGATCAGGGTCTGGCCTTTATACTGCAGTAAATCCTCAAAATAATCGGGAGAGAGCACAATGTCGTCCAGCGCATTGAGTACGATATCCTTACCGTCGTAGTTCTCGATGATCTGGGGATTGACGTCCGTTCCCGTAAAATCGGGTGAGGTATCAAAATGGGATATGAAACCGATAACCGGCACTTCTTCGTCAATATTGCTGGGCAAAGTGGCCATCACGTAGGCATTGTCGTCGATGGATACGTCTTCCAATCCGATTTCCTGAAGTTCTTCGACCAGTTCCTCCGCGAAAAGCCATTGTTTTTCGGTGCTGGGCGTGGTCTTGGAATTAGGATCACTTTGGGTGTCGATCTTAACGTACTTCAAAAATCGGTCGATGATATGTTGCATGGAAAAATGTTTCGGATAAGGGGCGTAAATGTACGAAATTGAAGCTGTTTACAGCAGTTGCGTTAGGAGGCGTGGGATTCTTTTTAGCCAATTTCCTACTCCGAGGGATAATATTTTCTTAAATTTCACTATCCTATTTAACATTAACTCAAATAAACACACATTATGAAAGCGAAATATTTGATGGTATTGGCGCTATGGATCGGCGGAATCGGTCTGGCAAGCGCACAAGTTACGGGCACCGTCCTAGATGATGAGGGTGTTCCCCTCCCCGGGGCCTCGGTGGTGGTCAAGGGAACAACTACGGGCTCCACGACCGATTTCGATGGAAATTTTTCGATCGAGGCAGAGGTCGGGGACACCCTGGTCGTCTCCTATATCGGCTTTGAGACCCGACAAGTTGCCGCCGAAGCAGGGGAAATGAGCATTCAGCTGACATCGGGCGTGGCCCTATCGGAGGTAGTTATCGTAGGGTCGCGTGCCCCTAACAGGACTGCCATTGAGAGCGCCGTACCGGTCGATGTCATCGATATGACGGAGCTCAACAACGTGGCACCGCAGGTCAACCTGAACCAGATCTTGAACTATGTAGCTCCCTCGTTCACCTCGAATACCCAGACGATCGCTGACGGTACCGATCATATCGATCCCGCTTCCTTGCGCGGACTGGGTCCCGATCAGGTGTTGGTACTGGTCAACGGAAAAAGACGGCATACTTCTTCGTTAATCAATGTCAACGGTACCTTCGGCCGGGGGAGCGTAGGAACGGACCTTAACGCGATTCCCGCGGCCGCCATTCAACGGATCGAGGTATTGCGCGATGGGGCCGCCGCCCAATACGGCTCCGACGCCATTGCGGGGGTCATCAACATCGTACTTAACAAGTCCGTTAACCAACTCAATACCGCGGTGACCACAGGAGCGCATTTTAGCAAAAATGCCAATGACCAGACCGGGGGAGTGGACGGGGAATCGACCAATGTGGCCGCCAGTTTCGGGGTGCCCTTGGGCGATAACGGCGGCTATCTCAACCTTTCGGGAGATTTCGACGTAAGGGAGGATTATAGTAGGATGAAGGAATGGGAAGGGGAAATTTTCAATCAGTACAATGTTGTGGAACGGGTGGCTTCTAACGACGGATACGATATTTCCAATTTGTTGGACGACGATGTAGCCGATGTCATCCAATATGCGAACGAGGCGGGGATTGCCCTGAACGGAGCCACTACCAAGGAAGCACTACAGCCTATTCTCTCCGAGAATGCTACCGAGGCCGAATTGGCGGCCCGGGGCCAAGATCGCAGTGATTACAATATGCGGGTCGGTCAATCCGCCCTGCGCGGGGGTCGTTTTTTTGCGAATTTTGCGCTTCCGTTAGACGACAACGGAACGGAAGTCTACTCCTTTGCGGGACTCAGTTCGCGAACCGGTAACTCCGCCGGTTTTTATCGGTTGCCGAATCAAAGCAGGACCTATACGCCCGCATACCCCGATGGATTTCTCCCGGAAATCAATTCCAATATCAAAGATCAGTCCCTTTCGGTCGGTATAAAAGGAACGGTGGGCAGTTGGGACGTTGACCTGAGCAACACCTACGGCCGTAACGCTTTTATGTACACCATCGGCAATACCTTTAATGCTTCATTGCAAAATGCATCGCCTACGATTTTCGATGCAGGCGGATTTTCCTTTGCCCAGAACACCGCCAATCTTGATGTGACCCAATATTTCGATGAGGTCATGGCCGGTCTGAACATTGCCTTCGGAGCGGAGTACCGAACCGAGAAATATGAGATCGAGGCGGGCGAGCAAGCCTCGTATGCCCAATATACGGAAGCCGGGGAACGCATTACCTTGGCTTCGCAACAACCGGCGCAGGATTTCTTCGGGAATGCCCGTCCGGGGGGGTCACAGGTGTTTCCTGGTTTCGCACCCACCAACGAACTCTCAAGGGAGCGAAGCAGCGTGGCGGGATATGTGGATTTTGAAGCGGATTTTAGCGATGCCTTTTTGGCCAGTTTCGCCGCCCGTTTCGAGAACTACAGCGATTTTGGTTCGACCGTCAACTTTAAGTTGGCGACTAGGTACAAGGTTTCCGAAAACCTGAATCTCAGGGGAGCCGCCAATACAGGGTTTAGGGCACCATCGTTGCACCAGATCAATTTTAATTCCACTTCTACGATTTTCGATAACGAGGGAAATCCCCAGGAAGTCGGTACGTTTGCCAACGACAGTAGGGCCGCCAATCTTTTGGGTATTCCCGATCTAAAGGAAGAAACCTCAAAGAGTGTCAGTTTGGGCCTTACCGCTAAGATTCCCGATGCCAACCTCAGCCTGACCATCGACGGGTACTATGTCGAAATCGAGGATAGGGTTGTCTATACGGGCCAGTTCGAGGGACCTGGCACGGGTACCGAACTCGATAACCTATTGCGCCAGGCCAATGCCACGGCGGCTTCCTTTTTCGCCAATGCCATTGATACGGAATCAAGGGGATTGGATGTTGTGATTACCCACAATGCCAACCTCAGCGATAATTGGAGATTGAAATCCGACTTGGCCGGTACGTTTTCCAGAACCAACCAGATCGGGGATATCAACGCCTCCGAGGTACTGACCAATGCCGGGTTGGTAGATACCTACTTCCCAGAGGACAGTAGGGTATATCTAGAAGAGGCCGTTCCCCGAACGAAAATCAATCTTTCGAACAGTTTGACCTCCGATAGAATCGTTGTCTTTCTAAGGAATGTCTATTTCGGAAAAGTGACCGAAGCGACCACCACCTTAGAGAACCAACAGGTGTTCGACCCACGGGTCGTGACCGATCTGTCCGTCGGCTATAAATTTAACGATGCGCTGACCCTGACCCTAGGTGCGAACAATTTGTTCGATATCTATCCCGAAAGGGCCTTGGAGGAATACGGTAACCGAAGTGGCGGCCGTTTTGATTGGTCGCGCCGTGCACAGCAGTTTGGTGTCGGTGGCCGGTACCTGTTCGCCCGATTGAACCTTGTATTGAAGTAATTGTAGCATTTATAGAAACGAGGACCGTCCGAGAGGGCGGTCTTTTTTGTTCGGGTCCAACCCAGTTTTTACAATCGAAGGTCGAGGCGGACAAAGAATTGGTGCCGATATAATTTTTGTTACGATTTTCTGTTTATATAGGGTAATACGCCCAACCCCGAAAACTACTATCTATGACCCTAAGAATATTTCTGACAACGGCCTTTGCCCTGATTTCATTCTCGGTAGCCGCCCAAACCTGTCGCTTGGATATAGGAGGAAAGGATGTTAAGTCCATCATCGAGGTGTTCCAGCTGAGGGAAACGCAGGTTGTGCTGTTGGATTCCCTAAGGACAGAGCTTTCGGAGGAGACCGGTCGACTTGAGGTACAAATCGAGGAATTGCTGGCCAAACATCCACAAAGTACGGAAGAGGAACTGGTACAATTGGCCGATAAATATAAGGTATTGCAGCAAAGATTGCTTGCGGCCTCCTATGAAAGCGACAAAACATTATTGTCCGCGTTCAATGCCAAGCAATACCAACGCTACCTCGAACTGTGCCGGGCCGCGCTTCGAATGCCCATTGAAGTGACGCCAATGGTTTATGGGGATTCGTCAGACCCGGAACAGCACTAGCGGACGGAATTTCTTTCGTCTTGCCGCAGAAGTAGCCTTCAAGATGTTCTTAGGAAAAGGCATCCTACTAAAATTAGTGTAGTGGAGAAAGTCCGTTCGGGAGATGTGGCGCGGTCGGCTTTATCAGGTCCATCCTGTTAATAAAATCCCCCGCCCCGGATGAAATGCTGGGAGGATAGTTTGTATTTTTAGCCAAACTTCACCAACCTCCATGTATAAAATTCTTGTCCGCCCTTTTCTTTTTCTGTTGGATGCGGAACGGGCCCATCACCTGACCTTTTCGTTGGTCCGTTCCCTCTCCCATCTCGGTTTTGATGGATTTTTTAGGAAGCTGTATTCGATTGAGGATAAACGCTTGGAACGCGAAGTCTTTGGTGTCCGATTTAAAAATCCGGTGGGACTTGCCGCGGGTTTCGATAAGGATGCCAAACTCTACAATGAACTTTCGGATTTCGGGTTCGGGTTTGTGGAAATCGGTACGCTGACCCCCAAACCCCAGGAAGGGAACCCCAAGAAGCGATTGTTCCGATTGAAACCCGATCAGGCCATCATCAATAGGATGGGATTCAACAATCAAGGCGTTTTCGATGCCGTCGAACGTTTGAAAAAAGACCATCGCGTCTTGGTCGGAGGCAACATCGGGAAGAACAAGGTTACGCCCAATGCCGGGGCCGTCACGGATTATCTGATCTGCTTCGACGCCCTGTTTGATTATGTGGATTATTTTGTCGTGAACGTGAGTTCGCCCAATACCCCTGGCCTGCGAGAGCTTCAGGATAAGGAGCCACTGACCGCCCTGTTGCGGCAGCTAAAAGAACGTAATGCGAGTTACGCCCATGAAAAGTCCGTCAAGGAAAAACCGATTCTTTTAAAAATCGCTCCAGATCTGACCGACGAACAGTTGCTTGATATTATCGCCATTGTCGCCGATACCAAAATAGAAGGTGTTATCGCTACCAATACGACCCTATCCCGTGAAGGTCTAAAGTCAGATTTGATACAGACCGAAGAGGCGGGTGGCCTGAGCGGAAAGCCCTTGGCCCATAGAAGTACCGAAGTTATCCGGTTTTTAGCGGAAAAAAGCGGCAAAGCCTTTCCGATTATCGGGGTAGGGGGTATCCACTCCGCCGAAGATGCCCTGGAAAAACTGGATGCCGGCGCGGACCTGGTCCAATTGTACACCGGTTTTATCTATGAGGGACCAAGTTTGGTGAAAAAGATCAATAAGGCGATTTTGAAGAGGTCCAAGTAGGATGCTCGAAAGATTATTGGTGTAAGGTTCAAACGCTACTTTGTAGCTGTTCAAGGTTTGTTGAGGGAGAACCAGGAGCCAAGAACTAAGAACCAGGAGCCAAGAAATAAGAACCAGGAGTCAAGAGCCAAGAACTAAGAATCAAGAGTTAGGGGTACGAGAGTCTTGAGTCAAGGGCGGGAAACAATTCAAGGATCAATCGCTGCTTCGTACTGTTCAAGGTTGAAATCGCTTGCTTGCTTAAAGCTTAAAGCTTAAAGCTCAAAGCTCAAAGCCCAAATCTTGAACCTTGAGCGTTGAACCCGAAAAAGGCGGTCTTGAACCTTAAATCTCAAACCAGTCAGTCCGCTGGCTTAGTCTTTTCTGGACCAATAATCCAGAACGAGTACATCCTCCAAATGCGGTCCTAGAATCTCGCCGAAGGCTTTATGGTCTGGGTGCGGCAGGTAAACTCCGCGGTCTGCCTCACTATCAAAGGTCAGAAAAAAGACGTGGGTAAACCCTTTGTCGAGTCCCTCGGGACTGTTGTTGGTGCCCCATTCGTAGGAAGCGATCTGGGGAATTTTTGAAGGCAGGGCACTAAAGGCTTCCTGAACCTTGCGGATATCATCCTGTGTAGCGGTTTCCTTAAATTTGAACATGACGACATGGCGTAAAACGCT
Encoded here:
- a CDS encoding Gfo/Idh/MocA family protein, producing the protein MHNRRQFIKKSALAVTGSTAAFLFPMELLATLRRPVGANDRINVGLIGCNGMGFSNLTSMLKISETNVVALCDVDESVLKARTADLEKAGIKKPKWYRDYRKLLENKDIDVVIVGTPDHWHCLMLTDALQAGKDVYCEKPIANSVQESNVMLNYVGASDRMVQVGQWQRSQPHFVDAIKVVHSGKLGNIRLAKAWAYQGWMKPVPVLPDSEAPEGVDYKMWLGPAPNRPFNPNRFHFNFRWFWDYAGGLMTDWGVHMIDYALYGMKAGTPKSVMALGGKFAYPDDASETPDTLQTVYEYDGFSMLWEHATGIDGGNYGRNHGVAFIGNTGTLVLDRNGWEIIPETEFQGWGEPGIPKMEAESHGTGGANGLDLHTVNFIEAVKSRDASSLNAPIKVGYDAAVVSHMGNAAFKSGNRIYWDEANGEFKEKEANRYLKADYKNGWKLPMV
- a CDS encoding DUF1801 domain-containing protein, with product MEESEKIEAYYTAEHRFKDGIALLRNLAGKTIATETFKWHTPTYTVGGKNVFWISRFKNHFSIGFFNGVSLSDPDGLLETAQPGKTKAMRHWKFKSATDIDEKTVLIYMREAIENQEKELK
- the pepT gene encoding peptidase T is translated as MQHIIDRFLKYVKIDTQSDPNSKTTPSTEKQWLFAEELVEELQEIGLEDVSIDDNAYVMATLPSNIDEEVPVIGFISHFDTSPDFTGTDVNPQIIENYDGKDIVLNALDDIVLSPDYFEDLLQYKGQTLITTDGTTLLGADDKAGITEIVTAMEYLIDNPEIKHGKIRIGFTPDEEIGRGAHHFDVDTFGAEWAYTMDGSQIGELEYENFNAAKAKVGITGKSVHPGYAKNKMVNAISIATEFLEILPPEETPQHTEGRQGFFHVDHLKGEIEHAEFEMIIRDHDAAQFEERKQLLRDITSKLNRIHGDCIVLELEDQYYNMRQRIEPVMHIVGIAKKAMEAVGVAPIIKPIRGGTDGSQLSYMGLPCPNIFAGGHHFHGKYEYVPVESMQKAVEVIVKICELVAANR
- a CDS encoding TonB-dependent receptor, which codes for MKAKYLMVLALWIGGIGLASAQVTGTVLDDEGVPLPGASVVVKGTTTGSTTDFDGNFSIEAEVGDTLVVSYIGFETRQVAAEAGEMSIQLTSGVALSEVVIVGSRAPNRTAIESAVPVDVIDMTELNNVAPQVNLNQILNYVAPSFTSNTQTIADGTDHIDPASLRGLGPDQVLVLVNGKRRHTSSLINVNGTFGRGSVGTDLNAIPAAAIQRIEVLRDGAAAQYGSDAIAGVINIVLNKSVNQLNTAVTTGAHFSKNANDQTGGVDGESTNVAASFGVPLGDNGGYLNLSGDFDVREDYSRMKEWEGEIFNQYNVVERVASNDGYDISNLLDDDVADVIQYANEAGIALNGATTKEALQPILSENATEAELAARGQDRSDYNMRVGQSALRGGRFFANFALPLDDNGTEVYSFAGLSSRTGNSAGFYRLPNQSRTYTPAYPDGFLPEINSNIKDQSLSVGIKGTVGSWDVDLSNTYGRNAFMYTIGNTFNASLQNASPTIFDAGGFSFAQNTANLDVTQYFDEVMAGLNIAFGAEYRTEKYEIEAGEQASYAQYTEAGERITLASQQPAQDFFGNARPGGSQVFPGFAPTNELSRERSSVAGYVDFEADFSDAFLASFAARFENYSDFGSTVNFKLATRYKVSENLNLRGAANTGFRAPSLHQINFNSTSTIFDNEGNPQEVGTFANDSRAANLLGIPDLKEETSKSVSLGLTAKIPDANLSLTIDGYYVEIEDRVVYTGQFEGPGTGTELDNLLRQANATAASFFANAIDTESRGLDVVITHNANLSDNWRLKSDLAGTFSRTNQIGDINASEVLTNAGLVDTYFPEDSRVYLEEAVPRTKINLSNSLTSDRIVVFLRNVYFGKVTEATTTLENQQVFDPRVVTDLSVGYKFNDALTLTLGANNLFDIYPERALEEYGNRSGGRFDWSRRAQQFGVGGRYLFARLNLVLK
- a CDS encoding quinone-dependent dihydroorotate dehydrogenase, which produces MYKILVRPFLFLLDAERAHHLTFSLVRSLSHLGFDGFFRKLYSIEDKRLEREVFGVRFKNPVGLAAGFDKDAKLYNELSDFGFGFVEIGTLTPKPQEGNPKKRLFRLKPDQAIINRMGFNNQGVFDAVERLKKDHRVLVGGNIGKNKVTPNAGAVTDYLICFDALFDYVDYFVVNVSSPNTPGLRELQDKEPLTALLRQLKERNASYAHEKSVKEKPILLKIAPDLTDEQLLDIIAIVADTKIEGVIATNTTLSREGLKSDLIQTEEAGGLSGKPLAHRSTEVIRFLAEKSGKAFPIIGVGGIHSAEDALEKLDAGADLVQLYTGFIYEGPSLVKKINKAILKRSK
- a CDS encoding Dabb family protein gives rise to the protein MDRTKPTVQQDSVLRHVVMFKFKETATQDDIRKVQEAFSALPSKIPQIASYEWGTNNSPEGLDKGFTHVFFLTFDSEADRGVYLPHPDHKAFGEILGPHLEDVLVLDYWSRKD